The nucleotide sequence CTTTGACTGTGAGCACGCCTgcagctgatgatgatgatgatgatgatgatgatgatggggaCGGCCCTTCACTGCTGAGAAACTAGGTCACAACCAGACAATGGCTGCCAGATATCATGTGACTTCACAGCAGGACTGGGGCCAGTGATTGAGTTCTGGCAGAACCTCCCAGAACCTGCAGGGAAGTCCAGCCGCGGCTGCGTAAACAGACAGGAATCCGTCCAGCTGAGGGTCTGATGTGGGTCAGGATCTTCCAATTCAATGAGCGGGACGGTTTTCCTCAGACCCGCGCCATGTCTGTGCATGCGTGTTCTGACCCACCTGCTATTCTGATGCCTCGAAAGTCCGTCAAACTTTATGACCGGACAGGGGGGCGGCGGGAAGTTCGGCGGCTTTGCCCCCCTCCTCCTGCTTCTGGCGTTGCAGCGGCTGTTTGGCGAAGACGTGGCGTTCAGCGGCGTGGCGTGCCCGTTGCTGGTCACGCTGTACTTGAATGTCCGCCGGGGTTTGGGGGGGCCAGGAGCTTCACCCGCAGCTTCCCCCTTTTCCCAAAGCAGCCGGTTCCCCTCCAGCTTCCGCCAGAACCCCCGTGAGGTGTAAAAGTTCCCGGCGGGCATGCCGTCGTCCCGGTCTTCGGCGGTTTTCCCCTGAGCTTCGGAGGTCGCTTCTCCGCTGAAAAACTGCTTTGCTGCAGAAAAGGTGCAGTTAGCTTCCACTCCAGACGTTGGAGGAGACGGTCCTTTGGGTCCCGCCGATGTGGTCGAGAACCTCGTGTTCGTTTTTTCTGTGGGTTCAGACGTCCGCCTGGCGACATCGAGAACGCCGTAGACGCTTCCTGGATGTTCCCACAAATCCAAGCTTTTTCCTCGGCAGTGGTTCTGTCTGGGATGAGGCTCCTCCCAGCGGCTCTCCGGCGTTCCCGTCTTCCCCGGGAGATTTCCAGGATGAACCCGAGAAACGAAGGAAGGGTGCGATTTCACCCGCCCGTCCTGGCCGCCGCTATGTTGACTTAGACCCTCCCACTTGGAGATCTTCTCCCGGATGTTTATGCCCAGCTCTTGAGAGGGCGGCTGTGCCGCCGGCCGGCCCTGCGGCTGCCAGGCCGGGGGGGCGTCCTTCTGCAGGCGATCCGCCTCTCCGAGGCCCCGCCTGCTCTGTTCCCGTCTCAGAGCCAACATGATGAGGGTGGGGCGAGTCTCAGTTCTCCACAGGGGTAAGCATCAGGAGTTTCCCTCAAAGGCTAACACGAAAACTGCTAATCCGGGCGTTATCACCAAAGCAGCGTCCCAGATCAGTGGTTTGCTGGAAGCATCTCCTGGTGCTGAATGACCGCCATGACCTCCTGGGGTCCTGTTGGGAACAacctaaaaaaagacaaaaacaagagttACTCATCGCCTAGGAGCGAGGAAATTAGGAAAAGACGAGGAAGACATTTAAGTTTTCTGCAGGATTTACCGTAGATCCGTGTTTTCCagccagtgtgccgtgggaaatcatttcatttcccCTCATTGGTCTAAAAAACGTTAACCGTTGCCAgaatttcagctctgtgttcattcaAACAGGACCAAGTCCCACCCTGAGTATTTAGCAATACACAGGTTcttcaaagacttttttttctctgcatttcaTCTTCATTCAATACTATTTcgtaagaataaaaatgtgtccaaactttGGTCAACTGCTAGATATCAGCAGCAGATCAtgcagaaaccctgccttatctgctgctgattacctggatcaggtgtgtttagccaataaggagcttcaatggctggttggttggaaaacacgtTGGCCACAGGAACCTGGAGGCCTGGAGTCTCACCCCCCGCCTTAAACTGTCTCTGTCAATCATTCTTAGAGGTTTCATCCTCTACATCAGAcctgggcaaactacggcccgcgggcaACATCCGGCCCTTCGAACGCCTCTGTCCGGCCTGCAAGAGGCCCGTCATAAAGAACATAAGTCAAACAAACATCTGCCgtccttttgcttttattttgaaatgtggacttttgttttgaaaagcatTGCTTTACGACAGTTGCGCATACGTGAGTGAATGTCAACAGCAACAAATGATGCGAGCCAGCTCACCCTCAAGATGTCAGCACActctaagaaaagaaaaattgataAGGAATGTCGTGTtttcaaaaagacaaatatttctTCACAGAAGTTAAAGGTGAAGCAGTGTGCTTAATCTGTGGTGCGAAGGTCGCTGTGTTTAAAGATTATAATTTGAATCGACACTACACGACTAAGCACGAAGAGAAATACAGAAATCTGTCTGATGAAGAACGTGCAAAGGAGTCTGAAGCTTTGCTCCAAAAACTCCAAACACAACAGGGACTTTTGACAAAACTTCACGCACCCAGAAATGCAGCCGTCAGGACAAGTTTTGTAATTTCTCACAAAATTGCGCGGAACAGTAAGCCGTTTTCTGATGGAGAGTTTGTAAAGGAGTGTTTACTGGACTCTGTTGCGCTGATATGCCCGGAGACAAAGAGCGCGTTTGAGAACATTTCACTGTCCCGACGCACGGTGGCGAGGCGGATTGAGGACATCGCGGGAAACTTGGAGCTTCAGCTGAAGAGCAGAGCGGCTGACTTTGACTGTTTCTCTCTGGCGTTGGATGAGAGCTGCGATATACGTGACACCGCCCAGCTACTCATCTTCTTACGTGGGATAACTGCAGAGTTTCAAATCACGGAGGAGCTGGCAGCCATGCGATCAATGAAAGGGACAACCACTGGACAGGACTTGTTCAGAGAGGTAAATGCATGTTTGGACATGTTGGAACTGAAGTGGGACAAACTTGTAGGTGTGACAACAGATGGCTGTCCAAATCTgactggaaaaaatgttggacttTTAAAGAGAATGCAGgataaaatgacagaaattgtGCAGAAGTTGACATTTTTGCATTGTATTATACATCAAGAGGTGCTGTGTAAGACagtgttaaaaatgaaacacgTTGTTGATGTTGTCACCAAAACAGTTAACTTCATCAGAGCGAGAGCATTAAATCACAGAcaatttgttgcatttttggaggaaaatgagATTGAACATGGTGACATAAGATATCACTGCACTGTTAGGTGGCTCAGCCTTGGCAAGGTGCTGAAAAGTGTCTGGGACCTGAGAGGCCAGATTcaggatttctgtgttgacaAAGGTCATGACGTCCCAGAACTTTCAGATGAAGACTGGGTGGCAGACCTTGGATTCGCTGTGGATGTGACTGCACTAATGAACCAACTAAATGTCAAACTGCAGTCCAAGGGGCTTTTTGTGCATGAGATGTACAGTGCAGTGAAGGCTTTTATGAGAAAGTTGCAGTTTCTCTCAAGCCAAGTGAAGGACAATAATCTGACACACTTGCCAACACTAAAGGAAGCCAAAAGACCAGAGGGTCACCTTCAAAAGTACTCAACCATGCTAGAAGCACTGCATGCAGAGTTTTCAAGGCGATTTCAAGATTTCAAAACTCTTGAGAGTGAAATGCATGTGGTTTCTTCTCCCTTCAACTGCATTGTGGATGATGCACCAAGTGAAGTTCAGATGGAACTCATTGAGCTGCAGTCTGATATGCTCCTGGCAGAGCGTTTCAGGTCAGTGTCACTGCTGGACTTCTACTCCTCCCTTAAAAAGGAGAACTTTCCACACCTGAGGAGGCATGCTCAGAAGATCCTGGTCCTCTTTGGCTCTACCTACCATTGTGAACAGGCATTTTCAGTTATGAAGTTCAACAAATCCAAACACAGATCCTCTGTGACTGATGACCACCTCTCAGCTGTTCTTCGCATTGCCACTTCAGACATTCAGCCAGATTTTTGTGCCCTTGTTCAAGCCCAGAACAGACTGGATTATTCTCACTGAAGAGGTAACATGGAtggaaaacattaaaagttATCGTTTGTTCCACAATACATATGAATACTGATGTGTTGCTCTATTTCTATAAATTTGTTaagtttgttgttgttcattttttggggagattaacaagttaaaaactgaTAACTGTGATGGTATGTTCCCCCTCTCAGGTTgctatgttttcattttcaagtcAAGCCAAGTCACATCT is from Oryzias latipes chromosome 7, ASM223467v1 and encodes:
- the LOC111947639 gene encoding general transcription factor II-I repeat domain-containing protein 2B-like, with protein sequence MSCFQKDKYFFTEVKGEAVCLICGAKVAVFKDYNLNRHYTTKHEEKYRNLSDEERAKESEALLQKLQTQQGLLTKLHAPRNAAVRTSFVISHKIARNSKPFSDGEFVKECLLDSVALICPETKSAFENISLSRRTVARRIEDIAGNLELQLKSRAADFDCFSLALDESCDIRDTAQLLIFLRGITAEFQITEELAAMRSMKGTTTGQDLFREVNACLDMLELKWDKLVGVTTDGCPNLTGKNVGLLKRMQDKMTEIVQKLTFLHCIIHQEVLCKTVLKMKHVVDVVTKTVNFIRARALNHRQFVAFLEENEIEHGDIRYHCTVRWLSLGKVLKSVWDLRGQIQDFCVDKGHDVPELSDEDWVADLGFAVDVTALMNQLNVKLQSKGLFVHEMYSAVKAFMRKLQFLSSQVKDNNLTHLPTLKEAKRPEGHLQKYSTMLEALHAEFSRRFQDFKTLESEMHVVSSPFNCIVDDAPSEVQMELIELQSDMLLAERFRSVSLLDFYSSLKKENFPHLRRHAQKILVLFGSTYHCEQAFSVMKFNKSKHRSSVTDDHLSAVLRIATSDIQPDFCALVQAQNRLDYSH